The Maylandia zebra isolate NMK-2024a linkage group LG7, Mzebra_GT3a, whole genome shotgun sequence genome contains a region encoding:
- the aebp1a gene encoding adipocyte enhancer-binding protein 1 isoform X2 yields MKAEVLILWVGLTLCCTLICGREDVKENKFAGVQVREPQTLTKNRRQAEEVDAEMLDKLTEVVEDEKTKSKKKKKTPEEIEAARAKKAAEREAKAKKQKAPKPTKKPKPPKPTKKPKPPKPTKKPKVPKPTKKPKTTTTVQPDIKQPYPDKEEEKKLLTKLGLDTSIQPVTPKEPVEPDLDDMFKKPTSPTKTHSELDVDYWHPRHEVPGRYPDMKKDVTTPEVIMYIPEESTTVPYIGAWYEEYDYTDLAAKKQEEEEERALKEKAEKAERLRKKWEEEEEERRKQISVPAEPKKCPPLGLESHRVEDDQLLASSQSHHGFSAQRGRLNMQGSDNDEDLYGGAWCAESEEREHWFQVDARREVEFTGVITQGRNSELHEDFVSSYFVAFSNDSRDWTLLHDGYAEWLFYGNVDKETPVMSQFATPVVARYIRILPQSWNGSLCLRAEILACQLPRSHHSENEVNPSDDLDFRHHNYKEMRQMMKVINEECPNITRIYNIGKSSQGLKMYAMEISDNPGEHEPGEPEFRYTAGLHGNEALGRELLLLLMQFLCKEYNDDNPRVRRLVDGVRIHLVPSLNPDAYELAYEMGSEMGNWALGHWTEEGYDIFQNFPDLNSILWGAEDRGWVPRIVPNHHIPLPENFLNGSLAVETKAVITWMERNPFVLGANLQGGEKLVTYPFDMQRPPISLTDNRRWRNNAEMNEDTWARIQRQNEGALRETPDDAMFRWLAMSYAHSHLTMTETYRGSCHGDDITGGQGITNRATWKPVVGSMNDFSYLHTNCFELSIFLGCDKFPHESELPLEWENNREALLSFIEQVHRGIKGIVRDIDGNPLPNATISVEGIRHDVKTAVGGDYWRLLNPGEYKVTAKADGYTPQTRLCMVGYDSGATPCSFTLTKSNWDRIKKIMALHGKRPIRLITKANVVKTTAASTVAAPSIDTELENPANTHNIARRRRLRLMRIRRLRLQRLQASLRTTPATTMTTTTTTASTTLPPETKRTTSWYDSWFPVNEWSTENPFDSVVFDSVPTQDYPFEYTID; encoded by the exons ATGAAGGCTGAGGTGCTGATATTGTGGGTCGGCTTGACTTTGTGCTGCACCCTGATCTGCGGTCGAGAAGATGTAAAGGAGAACAAATTCGCTGGAGTTCAGGTGAGAGAACCTCAAACACTGACCAAGAATAGGAGACAAGCAGAAGAAGTGGATGCTGAAATGTTAGACAAGCTGACTGAAGTGGTGGAAGACGAAAAGACAaaatcaaagaagaaaaagaaaacacctgAGGAGATTGAAGCAG CCAGGGCAAAGAAGGCAGCAGAGAGGGAGGCCAAAGCAAAGAAGCAGAAAGCCCCCAAACCcaccaaaaaacccaaacccccCAAACCCACGAAGAAACCCAAACCACCGAAACCCACAAAGAAGCCAAAGGTGCCCAAACCCACTAAGAAACCAAAGACGACGACCACAGTGCAGCCAGACATCAAGCAGCCTTATCCAGacaaggaagaggagaagaaactGCTGACTAAGCTGGGCTTGGACACAT cGATTCAACCTGTGACCCCAAAGGagcctgttgagccagacctgG ATGACATGTTCAAGAAGCCAACATCTCCAACAAAAACCCACAGTGAGCTTGATGTTGACTACTGGCATCCCAGAC ATGAGGTGCCTGGCAGATATCCTGATATGAAGAAAGATGTCACAACTCCTGAGGTCATCATGTACATACCAG AGGAATCCACCACCGTTCCATATATTGGAGCCTGGTATGAAGAATATGACTACACTGATT TGGCAgctaaaaaacaagaagaagaggaggagagagctcTAAAAGAAAAGGCCGAAAAAg CCGAAAGACTGAGGAAAAagtgggaggaggaggaagaggagagacgTAAGCAGATCTCAGTGCCAGCTGAACCAAAAA AATGTCCTCCTCTGGGCTTGGAGTCTCACCGGGTAGAAGATGACCAGCTGTTAGCTTCCTCTCAGTCTCATCATGGGTTCTCAGCTCAGAGGGGGCGCCTTAACATGCAG GGCTCTGACAATGATGAAGACCTGTATGGTGGTGCATGGTGCGCAGAGTCAGAGGAGCGAGAACACTGGTTTCAAGTTGATGCCCGCCGAGAGGTGGAGTTTACTGGGGTCATCACCCAGGGAAGAAACTCTGAGCTACA TGAGGATTTTGTGTCGTCCTACTTTGTGGCCTTCAGCAACGACAGCAGAGACTGGACTTTACTACACGATGGCTACGCTGAATGG TTGTTCTATGGCAATGTGGATAAGGAAACACCAGTGATGAGTCAGTTTGCTACACCAGTGGTGGCACGTTACATCCGTATTCTGCCTCAGAGCTGGAATGGCAGCCTATGTCTCAGAGCCGAGATCCTAGCTTGTCAGCTACCCA GAAGCCACCACAGTGAGAATGAGGTCAACCCATCCGATGACCTGGACTTCAGACACCACAACTACAAGGAGATGAGACAG ATGATGAAGGTAATAAATGAGGAATGTCCCAACATCACCAGGATCTACAACATTGGAAAAAGCTCCCAGGGCCTGAAAATGTATGCCATGGAAATCTCCGATAACCCCGGGGAGCATGAGCCTG GTGAACCAGAATTTCGTTACACAGCTGGCCTCCATGGTAACGAGGCACTTGGACGAGAGCTCCTCCTGCTGCTTATGCAGTTTCTATGTAAAGAATACAATGATGACAACCCAAGAGTCCGTCGCCTGGTGGATGGTGTTAGAATACACTTGGTGCCCTCACTGAACCCGGATGCTTACGAGCTGGCCTACGAGATG GGATCAGAGATGGGAAACTGGGCCCTGGGCCACTGGACTGAAGAAGGTTATGACATCTTCCAGAATTTCCCAGATCTAAACAGCATCTTGTGGGGAGCTGAAGACAGAGGCTGGGTGCCTCGTATAGTGCCTAATCATCACATCCCCCTTCCAGAAAACTTTTTGAATGGCTCT CTTGCAGTTGAGACAAAAGCTGTAATTACCTGGATGGAGCGCAACCCTTTTGTTCTGGGAGCTAATTTGCAAGGAGGCGAAAAACTGGTCACATATCCTTTTGACATGCAGCGCCCACCAATTTCT CTAACTGACAACCGTCGTTGGAGAAATAATGCAGAAATGAACGAGGACACCTGGGCTCGCATTCAGCGCCAGAATGAGGGTGCTCTGAGGGAGACTCCAGACGACGCCATGTTTCGGTGGTTGGCAATGTCATATGCCCACAGCCATCTAACCATGACAGAGACCTACCGAGGTTCCTGCCATGGAGATGATATCACTGGAGGACAGGGGATCACTAACAGAGCCACCTGGAAGCCAGTGGTGGGAA GTATGAATGACTTCAGCTACCTGCACACAAACTGCTTCGAGCTCTCCATCTTCTTGGGCTGTGATAAGTTTCCCCATGAGAGTGAATTGCCTCTTGAGTGGGAGAACAACCGTGAGGCTTTGTTGTCCTTTATTGAACAA GTACATCGCGGGATAAAGGGTATTGTGAGGGATATAGATGGAAATCCACTTCCCAACGCGACAATATCTGTTGAGGGGATACGGCATGATGTTAAAACTG CTGTGGGCGGGGATTACTGGCGACTGCTAAATCCTGGGGAGTACAAGGTAACAGCCAAAGCTGATGGCTACACCCCTCAGACACGGCTCTGCATGGTGGGCTATGACTCCGGAGCAACACCCTGCAGTTTCACCTTAACCAAATCCAACTGGGATCGCATCAAGAAAATCATGGCACTCCACGGCAAAAGACCCATTCGACTCATCACCAAAGCGAATGTAGTGAAAACAACGGCAGCCAGCACTGTGGCAGCCCCCAGCATTGATACAGAGCTTGAAAATCCCGCCAACACTCACAACATTGCGCGACGTAGACGGCTGCGGCTGATGCGTATACGGAGGCTGCGTTTGCAGAGGTTACAAGCCAGCCTTAGAACCACCCCTGCGACTACAATGACAACAACCACCACCACAGCATCCACCACTCTACCACCTGAAACCAAGAGAACAACCTCATGGTATGACTCTTGGTTTCCTGTGAATGAATGGTCCACTGAAAACCCATTCGATAGTGTTGTCTTTGACTCAGTGCCCACACAGGACTATCCTTTTGAATACACTATAGACTGA
- the aebp1a gene encoding adipocyte enhancer-binding protein 1 isoform X1 — MKAEVLILWVGLTLCCTLICGREDVKENKFAGVQVREPQTLTKNRRQAEEVDAEMLDKLTEVVEDEKTKSKKKKKTPEEIEAARAKKAAEREAKAKKQKAPKPTKKPKPPKPTKKPKPPKPTKKPKVPKPTKKPKTTTTVQPDIKQPYPDKEEEKKLLTKLGLDTSIQPVTPKEPVEPDLDDMFKKPTSPTKTHSELDVDYWHPRPDEVPGRYPDMKKDVTTPEVIMYIPEESTTVPYIGAWYEEYDYTDLAAKKQEEEEERALKEKAEKAERLRKKWEEEEEERRKQISVPAEPKKCPPLGLESHRVEDDQLLASSQSHHGFSAQRGRLNMQGSDNDEDLYGGAWCAESEEREHWFQVDARREVEFTGVITQGRNSELHEDFVSSYFVAFSNDSRDWTLLHDGYAEWLFYGNVDKETPVMSQFATPVVARYIRILPQSWNGSLCLRAEILACQLPRSHHSENEVNPSDDLDFRHHNYKEMRQMMKVINEECPNITRIYNIGKSSQGLKMYAMEISDNPGEHEPGEPEFRYTAGLHGNEALGRELLLLLMQFLCKEYNDDNPRVRRLVDGVRIHLVPSLNPDAYELAYEMGSEMGNWALGHWTEEGYDIFQNFPDLNSILWGAEDRGWVPRIVPNHHIPLPENFLNGSLAVETKAVITWMERNPFVLGANLQGGEKLVTYPFDMQRPPISLTDNRRWRNNAEMNEDTWARIQRQNEGALRETPDDAMFRWLAMSYAHSHLTMTETYRGSCHGDDITGGQGITNRATWKPVVGSMNDFSYLHTNCFELSIFLGCDKFPHESELPLEWENNREALLSFIEQVHRGIKGIVRDIDGNPLPNATISVEGIRHDVKTAVGGDYWRLLNPGEYKVTAKADGYTPQTRLCMVGYDSGATPCSFTLTKSNWDRIKKIMALHGKRPIRLITKANVVKTTAASTVAAPSIDTELENPANTHNIARRRRLRLMRIRRLRLQRLQASLRTTPATTMTTTTTTASTTLPPETKRTTSWYDSWFPVNEWSTENPFDSVVFDSVPTQDYPFEYTID, encoded by the exons ATGAAGGCTGAGGTGCTGATATTGTGGGTCGGCTTGACTTTGTGCTGCACCCTGATCTGCGGTCGAGAAGATGTAAAGGAGAACAAATTCGCTGGAGTTCAGGTGAGAGAACCTCAAACACTGACCAAGAATAGGAGACAAGCAGAAGAAGTGGATGCTGAAATGTTAGACAAGCTGACTGAAGTGGTGGAAGACGAAAAGACAaaatcaaagaagaaaaagaaaacacctgAGGAGATTGAAGCAG CCAGGGCAAAGAAGGCAGCAGAGAGGGAGGCCAAAGCAAAGAAGCAGAAAGCCCCCAAACCcaccaaaaaacccaaacccccCAAACCCACGAAGAAACCCAAACCACCGAAACCCACAAAGAAGCCAAAGGTGCCCAAACCCACTAAGAAACCAAAGACGACGACCACAGTGCAGCCAGACATCAAGCAGCCTTATCCAGacaaggaagaggagaagaaactGCTGACTAAGCTGGGCTTGGACACAT cGATTCAACCTGTGACCCCAAAGGagcctgttgagccagacctgG ATGACATGTTCAAGAAGCCAACATCTCCAACAAAAACCCACAGTGAGCTTGATGTTGACTACTGGCATCCCAGAC CAGATGAGGTGCCTGGCAGATATCCTGATATGAAGAAAGATGTCACAACTCCTGAGGTCATCATGTACATACCAG AGGAATCCACCACCGTTCCATATATTGGAGCCTGGTATGAAGAATATGACTACACTGATT TGGCAgctaaaaaacaagaagaagaggaggagagagctcTAAAAGAAAAGGCCGAAAAAg CCGAAAGACTGAGGAAAAagtgggaggaggaggaagaggagagacgTAAGCAGATCTCAGTGCCAGCTGAACCAAAAA AATGTCCTCCTCTGGGCTTGGAGTCTCACCGGGTAGAAGATGACCAGCTGTTAGCTTCCTCTCAGTCTCATCATGGGTTCTCAGCTCAGAGGGGGCGCCTTAACATGCAG GGCTCTGACAATGATGAAGACCTGTATGGTGGTGCATGGTGCGCAGAGTCAGAGGAGCGAGAACACTGGTTTCAAGTTGATGCCCGCCGAGAGGTGGAGTTTACTGGGGTCATCACCCAGGGAAGAAACTCTGAGCTACA TGAGGATTTTGTGTCGTCCTACTTTGTGGCCTTCAGCAACGACAGCAGAGACTGGACTTTACTACACGATGGCTACGCTGAATGG TTGTTCTATGGCAATGTGGATAAGGAAACACCAGTGATGAGTCAGTTTGCTACACCAGTGGTGGCACGTTACATCCGTATTCTGCCTCAGAGCTGGAATGGCAGCCTATGTCTCAGAGCCGAGATCCTAGCTTGTCAGCTACCCA GAAGCCACCACAGTGAGAATGAGGTCAACCCATCCGATGACCTGGACTTCAGACACCACAACTACAAGGAGATGAGACAG ATGATGAAGGTAATAAATGAGGAATGTCCCAACATCACCAGGATCTACAACATTGGAAAAAGCTCCCAGGGCCTGAAAATGTATGCCATGGAAATCTCCGATAACCCCGGGGAGCATGAGCCTG GTGAACCAGAATTTCGTTACACAGCTGGCCTCCATGGTAACGAGGCACTTGGACGAGAGCTCCTCCTGCTGCTTATGCAGTTTCTATGTAAAGAATACAATGATGACAACCCAAGAGTCCGTCGCCTGGTGGATGGTGTTAGAATACACTTGGTGCCCTCACTGAACCCGGATGCTTACGAGCTGGCCTACGAGATG GGATCAGAGATGGGAAACTGGGCCCTGGGCCACTGGACTGAAGAAGGTTATGACATCTTCCAGAATTTCCCAGATCTAAACAGCATCTTGTGGGGAGCTGAAGACAGAGGCTGGGTGCCTCGTATAGTGCCTAATCATCACATCCCCCTTCCAGAAAACTTTTTGAATGGCTCT CTTGCAGTTGAGACAAAAGCTGTAATTACCTGGATGGAGCGCAACCCTTTTGTTCTGGGAGCTAATTTGCAAGGAGGCGAAAAACTGGTCACATATCCTTTTGACATGCAGCGCCCACCAATTTCT CTAACTGACAACCGTCGTTGGAGAAATAATGCAGAAATGAACGAGGACACCTGGGCTCGCATTCAGCGCCAGAATGAGGGTGCTCTGAGGGAGACTCCAGACGACGCCATGTTTCGGTGGTTGGCAATGTCATATGCCCACAGCCATCTAACCATGACAGAGACCTACCGAGGTTCCTGCCATGGAGATGATATCACTGGAGGACAGGGGATCACTAACAGAGCCACCTGGAAGCCAGTGGTGGGAA GTATGAATGACTTCAGCTACCTGCACACAAACTGCTTCGAGCTCTCCATCTTCTTGGGCTGTGATAAGTTTCCCCATGAGAGTGAATTGCCTCTTGAGTGGGAGAACAACCGTGAGGCTTTGTTGTCCTTTATTGAACAA GTACATCGCGGGATAAAGGGTATTGTGAGGGATATAGATGGAAATCCACTTCCCAACGCGACAATATCTGTTGAGGGGATACGGCATGATGTTAAAACTG CTGTGGGCGGGGATTACTGGCGACTGCTAAATCCTGGGGAGTACAAGGTAACAGCCAAAGCTGATGGCTACACCCCTCAGACACGGCTCTGCATGGTGGGCTATGACTCCGGAGCAACACCCTGCAGTTTCACCTTAACCAAATCCAACTGGGATCGCATCAAGAAAATCATGGCACTCCACGGCAAAAGACCCATTCGACTCATCACCAAAGCGAATGTAGTGAAAACAACGGCAGCCAGCACTGTGGCAGCCCCCAGCATTGATACAGAGCTTGAAAATCCCGCCAACACTCACAACATTGCGCGACGTAGACGGCTGCGGCTGATGCGTATACGGAGGCTGCGTTTGCAGAGGTTACAAGCCAGCCTTAGAACCACCCCTGCGACTACAATGACAACAACCACCACCACAGCATCCACCACTCTACCACCTGAAACCAAGAGAACAACCTCATGGTATGACTCTTGGTTTCCTGTGAATGAATGGTCCACTGAAAACCCATTCGATAGTGTTGTCTTTGACTCAGTGCCCACACAGGACTATCCTTTTGAATACACTATAGACTGA